A part of Sandaracinaceae bacterium genomic DNA contains:
- a CDS encoding 2-oxo acid dehydrogenase subunit E2, producing the protein MSTRRKLAIATWSAPREGNIYGKLTVDATHVLAYLEQVRAETGEKVTITHFVGKVVGAALREAPGLNGFLRFGAFHQHSTVDVAFLVALDEGSDLGKVKVERVDEKRLEDIAREFGAAAAKLRAGKDKEFKKSNNLARMLPTWVIRPLVTFIGWLTGSLGVSLPGAGLEAFPFGTCIITSVGMLGLDEGFVPPTPFARVPVYVLLGAIRDQAVVEHGQVVVRPMLTITATIDHRFMDGFQGGVLARKVREIFADPTQLYPER; encoded by the coding sequence ATGAGCACGCGCCGGAAGCTGGCCATCGCCACGTGGTCCGCGCCACGCGAGGGGAACATCTACGGGAAGCTCACCGTGGACGCCACGCACGTGCTCGCCTACCTCGAGCAGGTGCGCGCCGAGACGGGTGAGAAGGTCACCATCACGCACTTCGTCGGCAAGGTGGTGGGGGCCGCGCTGCGCGAGGCGCCGGGGCTCAACGGCTTCCTGCGCTTCGGTGCCTTCCATCAGCACAGCACGGTGGACGTGGCGTTCCTGGTGGCCCTCGACGAGGGCAGCGACCTCGGCAAGGTCAAGGTGGAGCGCGTGGACGAGAAGCGCCTCGAGGACATCGCGCGGGAGTTCGGCGCCGCCGCCGCGAAGCTGCGCGCTGGCAAGGACAAGGAGTTCAAGAAGAGCAACAACCTGGCGCGGATGCTGCCCACCTGGGTCATTCGCCCGCTGGTCACGTTCATCGGCTGGCTGACCGGCTCGCTGGGCGTGTCGCTCCCCGGCGCCGGGCTCGAGGCGTTCCCCTTCGGCACCTGCATCATCACCAGCGTGGGCATGCTGGGCCTCGACGAGGGCTTCGTGCCACCCACCCCGTTCGCGCGCGTGCCCGTCTATGTGCTGCTCGGCGCCATCCGCGATCAGGCCGTCGTCGAACACGGCCAGGTGGTGGTGCGCCCCATGCTCACCATCACGGCCACCATCGACCACCGGTTCATGGACGGCTTCCAGGGAGGGGTGCTGGCCCGCAAGGTCCGCGAGATCTTCGCCGACCCCACGCAGCTGTACCCCGAGCGCTGA